The uncultured Paludibaculum sp. sequence CTGCGCGGCATGATGCCGCCGCCACCGGTTTCCAGGTGGAGACCGAGGCGTTCGCTCTGGGCACGGACCTCCTGCCAGTGGGCCGGGTCCTGAGCCTTGGGATCGAGGGAGTCCTGCAGGAAGACGGCATCCAGTTTGAGCGATGCCGTGTAGTCGAGCAGTTGCGCATCGTTCCAGCGCAGGGCGCGCAGGCAGTAAGTGTTGAGCCCCATCTTCATGGGGGGCGCGGCGTTGGGCATGATGGCGTCTCCTGGATGCGTCCGAAATGCGCTGTGGGCGATTGCTGTTCCGAGGGGAACGAGCACTTGTCCTACCCCACAGGATAGATGCTTTGGCAGGGGCGCCGGGGTGTCCCCCGGAATGACAGAAAGGGATCGATCGAAAATGGGCGGCTGGACGTACACCTTAGGCAGCGCCCGGCAGTTTTTCGGTTGCTGGTTTTCGCGTTGGACCTCAGTCGTTTAGCGCGATTCCACCGACCGACAGGCGACCAAAACCATACTTTAGAATCTGGGTTCTATCAACATGAAGATGGGGAAAATCCACAACACTACAAGACTGCTCATCTGCGCCGCATTTTTTGGCGCTTCACTGTTTGCTCGCAGTGCCGGGGCCCCGGCATTTGTAACGGGCGCGCCCGGCGATGGTATCTGCACCGATTGCCACGGAGGTGTTGCGAACACCGGCGGGGGCAACGTGAAGGTTGCCCTGGTGGACGCCACGAACTGGACGCCGGGGCAGCAGGTTCGGCTGCGGATCACGCTGACTGATGCGACGGCGCAGCGTTGGGGCTTCGAAATTTCGCCGCGCATGGCGTCGGACGCAAACAAGAGTGCCGGGACCCTGGAGGTGGCGGATGCGGCAAATACGCGGAAGATCAACTCCGCCGGCATCGATTTCATCACGCATACTTCCACAGGCACCTACGCGGGCACTTCGAACTCCGGAACCTGGGACGTCCTGTGGACGCCGCCGGCCGACGCCAACTTCGGCAACGTGACATTCTACGTGGCCGGCAACGCGGCCAACAACAATGGCCGCGAGGATCCGGGCGACCACATCTACAGCAGTTCGCTCACGGTGTCGCCGACCACCGGCAATCCTCCGCCAACCACGACTACCTTCGCACTGCCGCAGCTTGCCTTTGGCGGCGGCTGGTATACGGCGCTGTACTTCAACAACACGACAGGCAGCGCCGTTTCCGTCAAGGCCAACTTCCTGGGCCAGGACGGGAATCCAATCACAGTTCCCGATGCCGGTGGAACCTCCAAGACACTGGACATCGGGCCCAACGGCACGGCTATCTTTGAGGCCAGCAACACGGGTTCACTCACACAGGGATGGGTGAAGGTGGATCTGCCGGACGGTGTGATCGGCTACGCCATCTTCCGGCAGAGTGTCCAGGGGCGCGCCGATCAGGAGGCGGTGGTTCCCTTGACCAGCATCACCCAATCCACGAGTACGCTCATCTGGGACGATACGGCATTTGCCACGGCCGTCGCGGTCGCAAACCCGACCGACAGCGCGGCTACGGTGAATGTCGAAGTGCTGGATGACACTGGCAACTCCATCGGCACGTCCACCATCAATGTACCGGCCAACGGGAAGGCCGCCTCGATTCTGCGGGATTTGCAGGGCCTGGGCGGAATGGTGGGGCATCGGGGCCTCGCTAAGTTCTCAGTGCCGTCAGGTGGTGTGTCGGTGCTGGGGCTGCGGTTTGGCGGGGAGGCATTCACCTCCATCCCCACACAGGCTCCCGCGGGTACGTCGTTCGCACTACCGCAACTCGCCTTTGGCGGCGGGTGGTATACGGCGTTGTACTTCAGCAACACGACGGGCAGCGCCGTTTCCGTCACCACCAACTTCGTCGGCCAGGACGGCAATCCGTTGTCGGTTCCCGATGCAGGCGGCACATCGAAGACGCTCAACATTAACGCCAACGGAACGGCCATCTTCGAGGCGACCAACACCGGCGCGCTCACCGAGGGGTGGGTGAAAGTGGATCTGCCACAAGGCGTGATCGGCTATGCCATCTTCCGGCAGAGCGTTCAAGGGCGGGCCGACCAGGAAGCGGTGGTGCCGCTGACTGGCACCACGCTGCCCACCAGCACGATGATCTGGGATGACACAGCCTTCGCGACCGCAGTGGCGGTGGCGAATCCGACCGGGAACGCGGCGTCGGTGGACGTTCTGGTGCTGGATGCCAACGGCAATCAGATTGGTTCCTCCAACATCCCGATTCCGGCCAATGGCAAGACCGCCAGAGTGCTGCGCGATCTTCCCGGCTTGAGCGGGATGGTGAGCAAGCGGGGCGTTGCGAAGTTCTCGGTGCCGTCAGCCGGACTCTCGGTACTCGGACTGCGCTTTGGCGGGGAGGCGTTCACCTCGATTCCCACAGTGCAGAAATAGGGATCAGACCAAGCGGACCTGAGCATTCGCACAACTATGGGGCGCCAGCGCGGCGCCCCTTTTTTTTGCGAGAAAGCGGGCTTGATTCACTGGGCCGCCGGTGGGGCGGGTGGATGCACCTCGATTGAGTTGAAGACCGGCTTCACCGTCCGCAGATACGCATAGATCGCCCGCAGATCCTCTTCCGGCAACTGCGACATGGGTAGCCAGGGCATCAACGTGAAGTTGCTCTGGTTCATCCGCGGCGCGTTGTCGTAGGTCATGTTGGCGAAGCCCTTGAACTTGTCGACAAAGCGCTGCTCGCCCCATTTGCCAAGGCCGGTTTCGGGGTCCGGAGAGATGTTGGCGCTACGCACCAGCATGCCTTTGAAGTTGAACTCCGTGCCGCCCCCGAATTCCTTGCCCGCGACCATCTTGCCCCGCTCCATCTGTGTGTGGCATTCGATGCAGCCGCCCATTTCCACCAGATACTCGCCGTACTTCAGCTTGTTGGAGCGATCGGGCGGGGGAGCCGGGCTCACAACGGGCGCGGGCACGAACTTGATCATGAGGTCGATGGGAAAGTTCAGCTCGGTCTTCGGCAGGCGGTTCTTCACCGGCTGCAGAGAGTTCATGTAGGCGACGACGGAGTAGGCATCCTCATCACTCATCTTGCGGAAATGCGGGTAGGGCATGAAGGGGAAGAGGGCGCGGCCATCCTTGGAAACGCCTTCGCGAATGGCCCGCAGTTTCTCTCCATCGGTCCACCCGCCGATGCCGGTTTCAGGATCGGGCGTGAGATTCGGGGCGACGACCTTGCCGGGCAGGCCAAGTTCGGGCGGAAACACGAAGCCCACACCCACGCGGCCGTCATAGACGGGGCCTCCGAATTTCTCCCAGTTTCGTTCACTGTGGCAGCCGCCGCAGTCGGATACATTTTCGAAGATGTACTTGCCGCGCTGCAGCCGATCGGCCGTGGCCTCCACCTTGAGGGCGGAGGGCGTATTCATCGCGGGCTTCTTGAGCTCGAGGAAGGCGAAACCGCCACCCACAATCACCACCAGGGCGACGCCAACGTAAAGCAGAACCTTTTTCAAGCGCGAGCCCCTCCTACCGGGTCTTTTCATCTACACGCTCAGTTCGCCGTGCAGATGGGATCAAGCTGTAGCGTATTCTACAAACGTCGACAACACCGTGAGCAATCCCGGGCCCGGCTATCCGATTTCGCCGACGCGATGGAGCTTCATCATGTTGGTGCTGCCGGGGCGGCCGATGGGCATGCCGGCGACAAAGACAACGCTGTCGCGCGGCTTGAGCAGTCCCCTTTCGACGAGAACACGATCCATCTGAGCCATCATCTCGTCGGTCGAAGTGGTGTGCGGTGCAACAATGGCGCTGATTCCGAAGACAATGGCCAGCGAGCGGGCCACCTGCTGCGTCTGGGTGAAGACAAAGATGGGGACGGGCGGCCGGAACCGGGCAACGTGGCGCGCGCTGGATCCGGAGGAACTGAAGACGACGATGGCCTGCGCGCCCGCCATTTTGGCCGCGTGATAGGCCGAGTCCGATACGATTTCGGCGTGAGTCACGTATTCGCGGCTAGGCAGCTCGCGGAATCCGTACTTGCGGGTGGATTCCTCTGCCTGGGCGGCGGTGCGGTCCATCATGCGCACGGCTTCCACCGGGTATTTGCCCACCGAGGTCTCGCCGGAGAGCATCACGGCATCGGTACCGTCGTAAATGGCGTTGGCTACATCGCTGACCTCGGCGCGCGTGGGAAACGGATTCTCGATCATCGACTCCAGCATCTGCGTCGCCGTAATGACGAATTTGCCGGCGCGGCGGGCCGATTCAATGATCGACTTCTGGATGAAAGGGACTTTCTCCATGGGGCATTCGACGCCCAAGTCGCCGCGCGCCACCATGACGCCGTCGCTCTCGCTGAGAATGTCCTTGATGTTGTCGACAGCCTCGGGCTTCTCGATCTTGGCGATGATGGGCAGGTTTGAGCCCTTTTCCTCAAGAAAGAGGCGCAGGCGCAGCACATCGCTCGATCGGCGGACAAAGCTGAGAGCGACGAGATCCACACCCACCTGGAGGCCGGCCAGCATGTTCTCCATGTCGCGCCGGGTCATGGATGGGGTGGAAAGCTGGACACCGGGCAGATTGATGCCCTTCTTATCTTTGATGACACCCCCGGTGACGACGCGGCAGCGAGCGCGGATGCCGTCGGAATCGATGACGCTCAACTCCATGGCTCCATCGGCCAAAAGCACACGGTCGCCACTCTTGACGTCGCGGGCGAAATCTTTGTAGGTGGTGGAGGCGCCCTCGGTGTTGCCGATCACGTCCTCGGTGGTGATGACGAACTCGGCACCAGGCACAAGCGCGGCGGAGCCGCCCTCGAACGTTCCGATTCGAATCTTCGGGCCCTGCAGGTCGAGCAGGATGCCCGTGTTCAGCTTGAGTTCTTCAGCGGCCTTGCGAATCTCCACTACGGCTTCGTGGCGTTGTTCCACGGTCCCGTGAGAAGCGTTCAGGCGAAATACGTCGACACCGGCCTGGATGAGCTTGCGGATCATCTCGGGAGAGCTGGAGGCCGGTCCCAGTGTGGCAACGATCTTGGTGTTGGTCATGCAGATTGGTTGAGTGGTTCGCCCAACGGTGGCCCTTCCTCCATTATGCCCCGTATCGGGTTGCAAACCCTAGCAACCAAACCGTAACTAGCGGGCAGTCCAGTTCACGAGGCCCATATAGGCCGTAACGAGAACGGCCCCTCCGAATACTATGCGATACCAGGC is a genomic window containing:
- a CDS encoding choice-of-anchor V domain-containing protein; this encodes MKMGKIHNTTRLLICAAFFGASLFARSAGAPAFVTGAPGDGICTDCHGGVANTGGGNVKVALVDATNWTPGQQVRLRITLTDATAQRWGFEISPRMASDANKSAGTLEVADAANTRKINSAGIDFITHTSTGTYAGTSNSGTWDVLWTPPADANFGNVTFYVAGNAANNNGREDPGDHIYSSSLTVSPTTGNPPPTTTTFALPQLAFGGGWYTALYFNNTTGSAVSVKANFLGQDGNPITVPDAGGTSKTLDIGPNGTAIFEASNTGSLTQGWVKVDLPDGVIGYAIFRQSVQGRADQEAVVPLTSITQSTSTLIWDDTAFATAVAVANPTDSAATVNVEVLDDTGNSIGTSTINVPANGKAASILRDLQGLGGMVGHRGLAKFSVPSGGVSVLGLRFGGEAFTSIPTQAPAGTSFALPQLAFGGGWYTALYFSNTTGSAVSVTTNFVGQDGNPLSVPDAGGTSKTLNINANGTAIFEATNTGALTEGWVKVDLPQGVIGYAIFRQSVQGRADQEAVVPLTGTTLPTSTMIWDDTAFATAVAVANPTGNAASVDVLVLDANGNQIGSSNIPIPANGKTARVLRDLPGLSGMVSKRGVAKFSVPSAGLSVLGLRFGGEAFTSIPTVQK
- a CDS encoding cytochrome c — protein: MKKVLLYVGVALVVIVGGGFAFLELKKPAMNTPSALKVEATADRLQRGKYIFENVSDCGGCHSERNWEKFGGPVYDGRVGVGFVFPPELGLPGKVVAPNLTPDPETGIGGWTDGEKLRAIREGVSKDGRALFPFMPYPHFRKMSDEDAYSVVAYMNSLQPVKNRLPKTELNFPIDLMIKFVPAPVVSPAPPPDRSNKLKYGEYLVEMGGCIECHTQMERGKMVAGKEFGGGTEFNFKGMLVRSANISPDPETGLGKWGEQRFVDKFKGFANMTYDNAPRMNQSNFTLMPWLPMSQLPEEDLRAIYAYLRTVKPVFNSIEVHPPAPPAAQ
- the pyk gene encoding pyruvate kinase, which produces MTNTKIVATLGPASSSPEMIRKLIQAGVDVFRLNASHGTVEQRHEAVVEIRKAAEELKLNTGILLDLQGPKIRIGTFEGGSAALVPGAEFVITTEDVIGNTEGASTTYKDFARDVKSGDRVLLADGAMELSVIDSDGIRARCRVVTGGVIKDKKGINLPGVQLSTPSMTRRDMENMLAGLQVGVDLVALSFVRRSSDVLRLRLFLEEKGSNLPIIAKIEKPEAVDNIKDILSESDGVMVARGDLGVECPMEKVPFIQKSIIESARRAGKFVITATQMLESMIENPFPTRAEVSDVANAIYDGTDAVMLSGETSVGKYPVEAVRMMDRTAAQAEESTRKYGFRELPSREYVTHAEIVSDSAYHAAKMAGAQAIVVFSSSGSSARHVARFRPPVPIFVFTQTQQVARSLAIVFGISAIVAPHTTSTDEMMAQMDRVLVERGLLKPRDSVVFVAGMPIGRPGSTNMMKLHRVGEIG